From Sinorhizobium sp. B11:
ACATCGGCATTTCCGCCGAAAACACCGGAAATGATGCTGCCGACTGTCGACGGCTGCTCGGGTGCCGGCTGCGCCTGCGCCATCGGCTGGCCGTTGCCGGGATCGGCGGCAGGATCAGAGAATGTCTGGCCCATGCCGAAGAGCGGCGCTGGCGAAAGGCCCTTATGCGCGGCGACCATGAATTCCTTCCAGGCCTTGGCGGGAAGCCCGCCGCCGGTCACCTTCTTCATCGGCGTGCCGTCGTCATTGCCGAACCAGACGCCTGTCGTCAGGTTGCTGGTGAAACCGACGAACAGCGCGTCACGCGAATTCTGCGTCGTGCCGGTCTTGCCGGCAGCCTGCCAACCGGGAAGCTTGGCGCTCGAGCCTGTGCCGCCATTGATGACGCCCATCATCATCATGTTCATTTCCGCGACGATCTGCTCGGAAAGCACGCGCGGCGGATTGTCGTAGGTGTTCTCGTAGAGCACCTTGCCGTCGGTCGTGGTTACCCGGCGGATCACGTGCGGCGTTGCCTTGTAGCCACCATTCATGAAGGCGGCATAGGAGGCCGTCAGCTCCATCAGAGAGACTTCCGAAGTACCGAGCGCGATCGATGCGTTGGGCTGCAGATCCGATTGGATGCCGAGACGGTGGGCAAGCTTGATCACCTGATCCGGCCCGTCATACATCACGAGCTGCGCCGCCACCGTATTCAGCGACTTGGCAAGTGCTGTCCTGAGCGTCACTTCGCCATTGTATTTCTTCTCGTAATTCTCCGGCGTCCAATTGCCGATACGGATCGGCGCATCGTTGAAGACGGAGTCTGGCGTCAGGCCTTTTTCAAGCGCGGCCGCATAAACAAATGGCTTGAAGGAAGAGCCCGGCTGGCGCTTGGCCTTGACGGCGCGGTTGAACTGGCTCGTCGCATAATCCCTGCCGCCGACGAGCGCCCGGATCGCGCCCGTACCGTCGATCGAGACGAGGGCGGCCTGTGATGCATCGAACTTGCCGCCTTCCTTGTCGAGCACGTCGACCAGCGACTGTTCGGCCTTCTTTTCGAGATTCTTGTCGATCGTCGTGTCGACGATGACGTCTTCCTTCACGTCGCCGACCAGCCCCTGCAGTTCGTCCATCACCATATCGGCGGCATATTGTCCGGCGCCCGACCAGTAGCTGCGGGCAGAAGCCGGCGTCTGCGACATCGCCGTCTTGATTTCGTCGGCACTGATATAGCCCTGGTCGCGCATCGCCTGCAGCACGACCTGCGCACGGGCATTGGCGGCCTCCGGATCACGGGCCGGCGAGAGGCGCGACGGCGCCTTCACAAGGCCCGCAAGCAGGGCGGCCTCGCCGAGGTTCACATCGCGCGCCGACTTGTTGAAATAGCGCCGCGCTGCCGCTTCCACGCCGTAGGCATTCGAGCCGAAATAGACGCGGTTCAGATACATCGCAAGGATCTGGTCCTTGGTGTATTTCTGCTCCAGCCAGAAGGAGAGCAGCACCTCCTGCACCTTGCGCTCCAGCGTCCGCTCGGGCGAGAGGAACAGGTTCTTGGCAAGCTGCTGCGTTAGCGTCGAGCCGCCCTGGATCGGCTGGCCGGTCGCATTGTTGACGAAGGCGCGCGCCAGCCCGAACGGATCGACGCCGAAATGCGAATAGAAGCGCCGGTCTTCGATCGCGATGATCGCCTCCGGAATGTAGGGAGACATGTTCTCCAGGGAGAGCTCCTCGCCGCCGGTCGCACCGCGGTTGGCGATCGCACTGCCGTCCACCGCGGTGATCTTGACGTTCGGTGGCCGCTCCGGGATGGCCCAGGTGCTGGCGCTTGGCATGCGCGAACCGTAATAGAAAACGAGCCCGGCAACACCGATGCCGGCCCAGATACCAAGCACGATACACCAGTAGACGACCCTGCGCAGGAACGCGAACAGCCCGCCGCCGTCCCGTTCGCGCGGCTCGGAACGGCGCTTTGCCGGTGCGCGCCGGGAAGCGGGCGATTTCGACGTACGTCTGGAGCCATGCCGCCCGTCGATGCGATCGTCGGCATCGAGCGCGAATTCGTCGTCTTCCTCACGACCGCCACGGCCGTTGAAGGACGGTTCGATCCTGTCATCTGATCTACGTCTGGCTACCATCGTGGAGCGGCTGAACCCTTGCTGTAAGACCGCGCCCCCAGGCAACGGTTTTATCCGAGTGAACTGTAAATGCGGCGAATTAACGGGCTGTTAAGAACAACATCAATGTGGACAAGTGCACCCTCTGCCTGCATTTTCTCCGTCAGCCAGCCATGACTTCCTCCCATGGCTGCCGTTCATGTGACCGCCCCAAAACCGACATATATCGCCGCGACTTCCGCGCACCGAAGAAGCGCAATGCGCAATATCCAGGCAGAACATGACGATTGATCCCGTCAGAATGGATGAGGCACGCCCGCGCGAAGTCTGGAGCATGCTTTTGCGCAGCATCACAGTCTCGACAGGATGGACGAGAGCCGGCTGAAGATGCTGCTCGGCGCCTATGCGCAGATGCGCGACCTGCTCGCGACACAGCGCCACATATCTTCCGGCTGGTGAGGGAACCAATAGGCTTGCCCGCTGTTGTATGATGAGCGGGACAAACCCCTCACGTCCCGCCAAGATCGGCCGTCTCCCCTCAACACGTGCCGATCGATATCAGGCCCGGCGTATCACCAGATGCGTCGGGTCCTTTTTATTTCAGGGGCGATGGGGACCGCGATCGCGGTAGCGCGTAGTCGAAACGCCCTGAGCGGCCTCGGCAATTGCAGGCGCCAGCAGCAACAGACCGCCTGCCGCGATTTTCAGAAGAATATGTTTCACCTTCACCTTTTACTCCTCGCAATAAACGACGGGCGACCCGCATCGGGATGCACGTTTACCCGGAAAATCAAAGATAGAGCGTCTGCGGCATAGGTGACGCAGCACGGATTTCTGTTTTCTTTCAAAGGCTTATGAGAGAGGCGGAATGAACGCAGCTTGAACGGGAATCAAGGTTTTCCATGGGCCTTGAAATGTGAAAGGCGGCTTCCGATATAATGTTTCAGAAATTGCAGCCCGGAAATGTCGTGCGCATCATCTGTTGCATCATTTCCGCGATCTGGTTGGATCAGCCGTTTACCGGCCGTAAACCTTTCGAGATCAGTCTGGCTGTGCTTTGTCCGCTTCTCCTTTGACCACGGATGTACTGGCACTGAGATGAGGCGGATAACGGAAGGCCGGTTTGCCCGGCCTTTTTGTTTGCAGATTTCGGATGGCGTGCCGCGAAGATCGCAGGCACGCCTTTTTTGTTTCAAGCCTTCAGTGCGGCAAGGATGCGCACCCAGGAACGGATACCCTTGTGGTAGGAGGCCAGATCGTACTTTTCGTTCGGCGAATGGATACGGTCGTCGGAAAGCCCGAAGCCCACGAGAAGGGATTCCATGCCGAGCATTTTCTGAAAATCGCCGACGATCGGGATAGAGCCGCCCATGCCGATGACGATGGCGGGCTTCGGCCATTCGTCGGAAAGCGCATTGCGCGCCTTGGTCAGAACAGGCGAGTCATAGGAAAGATGAATGGCCGGGGAGGCGCCATGCGGGTGGAACTCGACCGAGCAGTCGGCGGGGATCTTCGAACGAACGTAGTTGCGGAAGCTCTCACGGATCGCTGCCGGATCCTGCGTGCCGACGAGCCGGAAAGAGACTTTTGCCGATGCCTTCGCAGCAATGACGGTCTTGAAGCCTTCACCGGTATAGCCACCCCAGATGCCGTTGACTTCGGCCGTCGGTCGCGCCCAGGTGAGTTCCAGGACCGAGCGGCCCTTTTCGCCTGAGGGAATGGAGAGGCCGACTTCGCCGAGGAAGTTTTCCGCCGACTTGCCGAGCGCCTCCCAGGATGCCTTGATGTTGGCAGGCGTTTCCTCCACACCGTCGTAGAAACCTTGAAGTGTAATACGACCGGTTTCGTCATGCAGGCCGGCAAGCGCCTCCACAAGAATATGGATCGGATTGGCCGCGGCACCGCCGAACAGGCCGGAATGCAGGTCGCGGTCGGCGGCTGTCACCACGATTTCTTCACCGACGAGGCCGCGAAGCGCAGCTGCGATTGCCGGGGTATCGCGATCCCACATGCTGGTGTCGCAGACGAGGGCGTAATCGGCCTTGAGTTCGGCGGCATTGGCTTCGAGGAACGGCTTCAGCGACGGCGATCCGGACTCTTCTTCGCCCTCGAAAAGAATGGTGACGCGGCAGGGAAGGGCGCCGTTGATCTCCTTGTAGGCGCGGCAGGCCTCCACGAAGGTCATCAGCTGGCCCTTGTCATCGGAGGTGCCGCGGCCGGTCAGGATCTTGCGGCCGTTGCCGGCATCTTTGACGGCGGGATCGAAAGGGTCGTTTTCCCAGAGCTCGATCGGATCGACCGGTTGCACGTCATAGTGACCGTAGAACAGGACGTGGGGCGCATCGGCAGAGGCACCCTCGTGATGGGCGACCACCATCGGGTGGCCGGGCGTGTCGCGAACCGAGGCGTCAAAGCCAAGCGTCTTGAGATAGGCGATCAGCCATTCGGCTGCCTTGCGGCATTCAGCCTTGTAGGCCGGATCGGTCGAGATCGACTTGATGCGCAAGAGCTCGAACAGCTTTTCGAGGCTTGAATCGAGATTCTGGTCCGCACGCGCAAGGATAGGATTTAGTTCGGTCATTTCCGACTCCTTCTGAAATTCGGCCGGACGATAGACCCAATCGGCTGCCGTTTCGAGCGTCAAATTTTCAAGTTTTTTTGTTGGCGCCAAATGCCGAAAGGCTGAAGTAGGCATCGCTAATGCAATTTACAGTTATTTAGCATGTTCTAAATAATCTCGCGCCGAGGTGGATTTTCGAGGTGGCGAATGTTCTCAGTTATTGCCTGCATCAGAGACAACCACGACTGGCGACTGGTCATTGCCGCCGCAATTGTCTGTCTCGTCGGCAGCCTGACGACAATGCTCCTTCTCTTCCGTGCCCAGGAATGCGACGCCGGACAGCGCAAGCTGTGGATCGCCACGTCAGCCTTTGCCTGCGGTGTCGGCGTATGGGCTACGCATTTCATCGCCATGCTCGCCTATGACGGCGGCATGCCGATCAGCTACGATCTGGGTCTCACGTTTCTCTCTGTATTCCTGTCGATTTTCGGCGCCTGGGTAGCCATCCTGATCGCGTCGGAGGGCCGGAGCTATTCTTTCGCTTTCGGCGGTGTGCTGATGGCGCTTGGCATCATGGCCATGCATATGACTGGCATGCAGGCGATCGAGGCCCAGGCCATCGTCGTCTATGATGCCTTTATGTCGGTCGTCGCTTTCTGCTCCTGCGCGGCTCTGGCAACCATTGCCTTCCTCGCCTTCTTCAAGCTGAAAGGCATGAAGCGCTTTGCCGCATCCTCCGGCGCCTTCGTGCTGGCGATCTGCACGCTGCATTTCATCTCGATGAGCAGCATTGCACTGGTGTCGGACCCGACGCGCGAGGTGCCGGCGATGACGCTTCAGCCCCAGGTGCTTGCCGTAATCGTGATGGCTGTCGCCACCGGTCTCATCCTCATGGCCTTCGGCGCGGTCTTCCTGGAAAGCCATCTCACTGATCTTCGCGGCCTCGCCAATGTCTCGCAGGAAGGACTGGTCATTCTACGGGAAGGCAAGATCATCGACACCAATGAACGCTTCCTGGCCCTCTCAGGCTGGAAGCTCTCCGAACTCACGGGCAACATTCCCTCGTCCGTGCTGGCTCTCATTCATGCTGAGCGGGAGAGCGAGCATGAAGAAATGCTGCTGATCGCCAAGGATGAGAGGGAAATCCCCGTCGAGGTTGTCATGCGGCGGATCGTCTATCGCGGACGCCATTGCGACGTTCTCGTCGTCCGCGATCTGACCGAACGTAAGCGCGCCGAAGAGATGATCGAGCATCTCGCCCATCATGATGTTCTGACGGACCTGCCGAACCGTTCGCTTTTCGATACGCGCATTCGCCAGGCTCTGCAGGTCGCCGAATGCAAGCGGACGCAGGTCGCCGTCTTCTGTATCGATCTCGACCGCTTCAAGGCCGTCAACGATATTTTCGGTCACGCCGAAGGTGATCGCATCCTGCGCAAGGTCGCCACGATCCTCAAACGCTGCGTTGATAAGGATGACACGATCGCGCGACTTGGCGGCGACGAATTCGCCATCGTCCAGCCGAGCAAGCTGCAACCCGACGCGGCCCATCGCCTTGCGCGACGTATCATCGACGAATTCGCGGCCGAGATGGATACTGCCCGCGATCCGACGGCCGTCGGCGCGAGCATCGGCATCGCGATCTATCCGGCGGATGGAGACTCGGCCGAAGAGCTTTGCAACAACGCCGATACAGCTCTTTATCGCATCAAACATGCCGGGCGCGGCGCAGCCTGCTTCTTCGACGCGGAAATGGACGAGTCGGTACGTGCCCGTCGCCAGATCGAACACGAGCTTCGCCACGCCATCACCCGCAATCAGCTCCATGTAAGCTATCAGCCAATCCT
This genomic window contains:
- a CDS encoding penicillin-binding protein, producing MVARRRSDDRIEPSFNGRGGREEDDEFALDADDRIDGRHGSRRTSKSPASRRAPAKRRSEPRERDGGGLFAFLRRVVYWCIVLGIWAGIGVAGLVFYYGSRMPSASTWAIPERPPNVKITAVDGSAIANRGATGGEELSLENMSPYIPEAIIAIEDRRFYSHFGVDPFGLARAFVNNATGQPIQGGSTLTQQLAKNLFLSPERTLERKVQEVLLSFWLEQKYTKDQILAMYLNRVYFGSNAYGVEAAARRYFNKSARDVNLGEAALLAGLVKAPSRLSPARDPEAANARAQVVLQAMRDQGYISADEIKTAMSQTPASARSYWSGAGQYAADMVMDELQGLVGDVKEDVIVDTTIDKNLEKKAEQSLVDVLDKEGGKFDASQAALVSIDGTGAIRALVGGRDYATSQFNRAVKAKRQPGSSFKPFVYAAALEKGLTPDSVFNDAPIRIGNWTPENYEKKYNGEVTLRTALAKSLNTVAAQLVMYDGPDQVIKLAHRLGIQSDLQPNASIALGTSEVSLMELTASYAAFMNGGYKATPHVIRRVTTTDGKVLYENTYDNPPRVLSEQIVAEMNMMMMGVINGGTGSSAKLPGWQAAGKTGTTQNSRDALFVGFTSNLTTGVWFGNDDGTPMKKVTGGGLPAKAWKEFMVAAHKGLSPAPLFGMGQTFSDPAADPGNGQPMAQAQPAPEQPSTVGSIISGVFGGNADVNRYPPAPGQPQAAMPVNGGPVPPADVAGGGYDDMVPPGDVGGPQATSGAQPRRTTLLDLIMGQ
- a CDS encoding dipeptidase — encoded protein: MTELNPILARADQNLDSSLEKLFELLRIKSISTDPAYKAECRKAAEWLIAYLKTLGFDASVRDTPGHPMVVAHHEGASADAPHVLFYGHYDVQPVDPIELWENDPFDPAVKDAGNGRKILTGRGTSDDKGQLMTFVEACRAYKEINGALPCRVTILFEGEEESGSPSLKPFLEANAAELKADYALVCDTSMWDRDTPAIAAALRGLVGEEIVVTAADRDLHSGLFGGAAANPIHILVEALAGLHDETGRITLQGFYDGVEETPANIKASWEALGKSAENFLGEVGLSIPSGEKGRSVLELTWARPTAEVNGIWGGYTGEGFKTVIAAKASAKVSFRLVGTQDPAAIRESFRNYVRSKIPADCSVEFHPHGASPAIHLSYDSPVLTKARNALSDEWPKPAIVIGMGGSIPIVGDFQKMLGMESLLVGFGLSDDRIHSPNEKYDLASYHKGIRSWVRILAALKA
- a CDS encoding EAL domain-containing protein, which codes for MFSVIACIRDNHDWRLVIAAAIVCLVGSLTTMLLLFRAQECDAGQRKLWIATSAFACGVGVWATHFIAMLAYDGGMPISYDLGLTFLSVFLSIFGAWVAILIASEGRSYSFAFGGVLMALGIMAMHMTGMQAIEAQAIVVYDAFMSVVAFCSCAALATIAFLAFFKLKGMKRFAASSGAFVLAICTLHFISMSSIALVSDPTREVPAMTLQPQVLAVIVMAVATGLILMAFGAVFLESHLTDLRGLANVSQEGLVILREGKIIDTNERFLALSGWKLSELTGNIPSSVLALIHAERESEHEEMLLIAKDEREIPVEVVMRRIVYRGRHCDVLVVRDLTERKRAEEMIEHLAHHDVLTDLPNRSLFDTRIRQALQVAECKRTQVAVFCIDLDRFKAVNDIFGHAEGDRILRKVATILKRCVDKDDTIARLGGDEFAIVQPSKLQPDAAHRLARRIIDEFAAEMDTARDPTAVGASIGIAIYPADGDSAEELCNNADTALYRIKHAGRGAACFFDAEMDESVRARRQIEHELRHAITRNQLHVSYQPILDARSGEINGYEALMRWNRPGHGMSEPDIFIPIAEESGSIVQLGEWILREACMEAARWPQPLSIAVNVSPVQFLLPNLCQRVAEILKEADLAPERLELEITEVALIRDRNRVMNTLQRLRDLGVRIVMDDFGTGFSSLSNLRSFPFDKIKVDRSFTGILEHDAGARSIVRAIIGLGHSLGMPVVTEGVETEMQRQIVVEEGCTQLQGLLLGKPDIEPSIKLAARENFLSANTEAEVTQAKRDRAAAE